From a single Calothrix sp. NIES-2098 genomic region:
- a CDS encoding HlyD family secretion protein — protein sequence MPNPSNIPNDFPQNGHVPSDRNGRNGHGSSSITLDTAIADSSRPSNLQNGVNEEWSSVTEESINTMPRVWTRGMLYLLAIFTAIVLPWAMLSKVDETGTARGKLEPKGKTFELDAPVAGEVAEIKVKEGETLKRGQVLVKLESDLTRTELQQAQAKLEGQMNRLSQLQLVKNQLQGGTMLTQQQQGKAIAAAQLAKIEETRQKLEHSKTQQNIASERLARDNKEVARYRSLVGEGIVAEVQVVAQQRIADTTRENLNQASSDMQQAEAQLKAQQQQYQGTLRDNQLTLLGIQRQIKDLDSQMVALQGEINQTKQQINALKFQLQRREIRSPIDGVLFQLPIEKPGAVVQPGQLVAQIAPQNVLLVLRADMPSQESGFLEVGMPVQIKFDAYPYQDYGIVKGQVTWVSPNSKMTQTPQGAIQTFELEVMLERSHIQTKDKQIALTPGQTATAEVIVRQRRVIDFLLDPFKKLEAGGLEL from the coding sequence ATGCCCAACCCGTCAAACATCCCAAATGATTTTCCTCAAAATGGACATGTCCCTAGCGATCGCAACGGTCGTAATGGTCATGGTTCATCGAGTATTACTTTGGATACTGCGATCGCAGACTCATCCCGTCCCTCGAATTTACAAAATGGGGTGAATGAGGAATGGTCTTCTGTGACCGAAGAATCCATTAACACCATGCCACGAGTTTGGACACGCGGAATGCTTTACCTGTTAGCAATTTTTACCGCGATCGTTCTGCCTTGGGCAATGCTATCCAAGGTGGATGAAACCGGAACTGCTAGAGGAAAGCTAGAGCCAAAGGGCAAAACCTTTGAGTTGGATGCGCCTGTAGCTGGGGAAGTGGCAGAAATCAAGGTTAAAGAAGGTGAAACTCTCAAACGGGGACAGGTTTTAGTGAAGCTAGAATCTGATTTAACTCGAACTGAACTCCAGCAAGCCCAAGCCAAGCTTGAAGGGCAGATGAATCGGCTCTCCCAGTTGCAGCTTGTGAAGAACCAACTCCAGGGAGGAACCATGCTTACCCAACAACAGCAGGGAAAAGCCATAGCCGCCGCCCAACTAGCTAAAATTGAGGAAACGCGGCAAAAGCTGGAACACAGCAAAACTCAACAAAATATTGCCAGCGAACGTTTAGCGAGAGACAACAAGGAAGTGGCGCGCTATCGCAGCTTGGTAGGCGAGGGTATTGTTGCCGAGGTGCAGGTTGTTGCTCAACAGCGAATCGCAGATACAACAAGAGAAAATTTGAATCAAGCCAGTTCAGATATGCAACAGGCTGAAGCTCAACTGAAAGCGCAACAGCAGCAGTATCAAGGTACGCTGCGCGATAATCAGCTAACGCTCCTAGGAATTCAGCGACAAATCAAGGATTTGGATTCACAAATGGTAGCTCTCCAAGGAGAGATTAACCAGACCAAACAACAAATCAACGCCCTGAAATTTCAGTTGCAGCGGCGCGAAATTCGCTCGCCCATTGATGGGGTTTTATTTCAACTGCCGATTGAGAAACCCGGAGCCGTAGTTCAGCCTGGTCAATTGGTTGCTCAAATTGCGCCTCAGAATGTCCTCTTAGTATTAAGAGCAGATATGCCAAGCCAAGAAAGTGGATTTCTCGAGGTCGGGATGCCTGTCCAGATTAAATTTGATGCCTATCCTTACCAGGACTATGGCATTGTCAAAGGTCAGGTCACTTGGGTTTCACCAAATTCTAAGATGACGCAAACGCCCCAAGGTGCGATTCAAACCTTTGAGTTGGAAGTCATGCTGGAGCGATCGCATATACAAACCAAAGATAAACAAATTGCGCTCACTCCCGGTCAAACGGCAACAGCAGAGGTCATTGTTCGCCAGAGACGGGTAATTGATTTTCTCTTAGATCCGTTTAAGAAGCTGGAAGCAGGGGGACTAGAGCTTTAA